The following proteins come from a genomic window of Nostoc sp. ATCC 53789:
- a CDS encoding thioredoxin family protein, producing the protein MALTASTMLPLGTKAPDFNLPEVVSGKATSLSTFADKKALLVMFICRHCPFVKHIQQELVQLGKDYFTSDLAIVAISANDAKNYPDDAPESLQAFATEQGFNFTLCYDESQETAKAYTAACTPDFFVFDEQRKLVYRGQLDDSRPSNGKPVTGADLRAAIEAVLVGKPVTSDQKPSVGCNIKWKPGNQPSYFG; encoded by the coding sequence ATGGCTTTAACTGCTTCAACTATGTTGCCGCTAGGCACAAAAGCACCAGATTTTAATCTACCTGAAGTGGTATCTGGAAAGGCAACTTCACTTTCTACCTTTGCAGATAAAAAAGCGTTGTTGGTAATGTTTATTTGTCGCCATTGCCCATTTGTAAAGCACATCCAACAAGAATTAGTGCAGTTAGGAAAAGATTATTTTACAAGTGATTTAGCGATCGTTGCTATCAGTGCTAACGATGCGAAGAATTACCCAGATGATGCGCCAGAGTCGTTACAAGCATTTGCCACAGAACAAGGATTTAATTTTACCTTATGCTACGACGAGAGTCAGGAGACGGCAAAAGCTTACACAGCAGCTTGCACACCTGATTTTTTTGTATTTGATGAGCAACGCAAACTTGTTTATCGGGGACAATTAGATGATAGCCGTCCCAGTAATGGTAAACCTGTAACAGGCGCAGATTTACGCGCAGCCATTGAAGCAGTGCTGGTAGGCAAACCTGTTACAAGCGACCAAAAGCCGAGTGTTGGTTGCAATATTAAATGGAAACCCGGAAACCAACCCAGTTATTTTGGTTGA
- a CDS encoding PEP-CTERM sorting domain-containing protein: protein MKLTQKLSIIVFSFTTTLISTAVITNTCNTAAQAAELVRNGSFEIDPLVDPNNPNVTNPNVTDWIKSGDPIDTSGIRINNFPQYESGNQGLSIGSFVNPAYISQNLATTIGSNYNLSFFLGTDEDSSQVDNIFQAFVDGNKVFDKINTINVAGSPFTQYDLNFLATKSSTELKLGGRASYGFLYLDNVSVEPLAVPEPSSIGGIAIAGLLGIWLKKKKTISLKE, encoded by the coding sequence ATGAAGTTAACTCAAAAACTCTCAATTATTGTTTTTAGTTTTACCACTACCTTAATTAGCACTGCTGTGATTACCAATACTTGTAATACAGCAGCACAAGCGGCAGAACTTGTTAGAAATGGAAGCTTTGAAATCGATCCTCTCGTAGATCCTAATAATCCAAACGTTACAAATCCTAATGTTACAGACTGGATTAAATCTGGCGATCCGATCGATACATCAGGGATTAGAATTAACAATTTTCCTCAGTATGAGAGTGGTAATCAAGGTTTATCCATTGGTTCGTTTGTAAATCCTGCTTATATATCTCAGAATTTGGCTACAACTATCGGTAGTAACTATAATCTCAGTTTCTTTTTAGGAACAGACGAAGATAGCAGTCAAGTTGATAATATATTTCAGGCATTTGTCGATGGAAATAAAGTCTTTGATAAAATAAATACTATAAATGTTGCTGGATCTCCTTTCACACAATATGACTTGAATTTTTTGGCAACAAAATCATCTACAGAGTTAAAGTTGGGTGGTAGAGCTAGCTATGGTTTTTTATACTTGGATAATGTGAGTGTAGAACCTCTGGCTGTGCCTGAGCCATCAAGTATTGGAGGAATAGCAATTGCTGGCTTGTTGGGAATATGGCTGAAGAAAAAGAAGACAATTAGCTTGAAAGAATAG
- a CDS encoding DUF642 domain-containing protein yields MKFTKKLSIIFCSLTTAFLHTAVITNTYKSAAQAEGQELITNGGFENDGLVDPNNPNATNPNLTGWIKTGDPIDTSGTRIDNFSNTGNQGLSLGGFIDLSYISQTIPTVVDQYYKLTYYFASTEEAPDLKNKFKVFVGGNKVCKKKDTSYQPYTQYTFYFKAKATSTEIKFGSKAKYAFLYLDDVSVKSTDQQGENSQCDQIDDGDE; encoded by the coding sequence GTGAAGTTCACTAAAAAACTCTCAATTATTTTTTGTAGTTTGACCACTGCTTTCCTTCATACCGCTGTTATTACCAATACTTATAAGTCAGCAGCACAAGCAGAAGGACAAGAACTGATTACCAACGGGGGATTTGAAAACGACGGACTCGTAGATCCTAATAATCCCAACGCTACAAATCCTAATCTTACAGGATGGATTAAAACTGGCGATCCGATAGATACATCAGGTACTAGGATTGACAATTTTTCTAACACTGGGAACCAAGGTTTATCGCTTGGTGGATTTATAGACTTGAGCTACATATCACAGACTATCCCTACAGTTGTCGATCAATACTACAAACTTACTTACTATTTTGCATCCACTGAAGAGGCACCTGACCTAAAGAATAAATTTAAGGTTTTTGTAGGTGGAAATAAGGTTTGTAAGAAAAAGGATACTTCTTACCAACCCTACACACAATACACCTTTTATTTTAAAGCCAAAGCTACATCCACCGAGATCAAGTTTGGTTCCAAAGCCAAGTATGCATTTTTATATTTGGATGATGTGAGTGTCAAATCTACAGATCAACAAGGGGAAAACTCTCAGTGTGATCAGATAGATGATGGGGATGAATAA